One region of Glycine max cultivar Williams 82 chromosome 9, Glycine_max_v4.0, whole genome shotgun sequence genomic DNA includes:
- the LOC100781819 gene encoding sucrose nonfermenting 4-like protein isoform X1: MRSALNWRGIHLNLQRGSRSCDEVWCLEGILKVALNSRLNVWSEHGFCKGCCGWCGRDSANSHAFCVAIWRKECVSQWFFHTFWSERWLELLPMSPVEGCPTVFQVIYNLPPGYHQYKFFVDGEWRHDEHQPYVPGEYGIVNTVLLATDPNYMPVLPPDVASGNSMDVDNDAFRRMQARLTDGTLSEVLPRISDTDVQISRQRISAFLSSHTAYELLPESGKVVALDVDLPVKQAFHILHEQGVFMAPLWDFCKGQFVGVLSASDFILILRELGNHGSNLTEEELETHTISAWKEGKSYLNRQNNGHGTAFSRCFIHAGPYDNLKDIAMKILQKEVSTVPIIHSSSEDASFPQLLHLASLSGILKCICRYFRHCSSSLPVLQLPICAIPVGTWVPKIGESNRRPLAMLRPTASLASALNLLVQAQVSSIPIVDDNDSLLDIYCRSDITALAKNRAYTHINLDEMTVHQALQLGQDAYSPYELRSQRCQMCLRSDPLHKVMERLANPGVRRLVIVEAGSKRVEGIVSLSDIFKFFIGG, translated from the exons ATGCGCAG TGCATTGAATTGGCGCGGCATTCACTTGAATTTGCAACGTGGGAGCCGGAGCTGCGATGAAGTGTGGTGCTTGGAGGGTATTCTCAAAGTAGCACTTAATTCGAGGTTGAATGTTTGGTCAGAGCATGGATTCTGCAAGGGATGCTGCGGGTGGTGTGGCAGGGACAGTGCTAATTCCCATGCGTTTTGTGTGGCCATATGGAGGAAGGAGTGTGTTTCTCAGTGGTTCTTTCACACG TTTTGGTCTGAAAGGTGGTTGGAGCTTCTACCGATGTCGCCAGTGGAAGGTTGTCCAACTGTGTTTCAAGTGATTTATAACTTGCCACCCGGTTACCATCAG TACAAGTTTTTTGTTGATGGAGAATGGCGGCATGATGAACATCAACCTTATGTACCTGGAGAATATGGGATAGTCAACACTGTCTTATTGGCCACTGATCCTAACTACATGCCTGTTTTACCTCCAGACGTTGCTTCTGGAAATAGCATGGATGTGGATAATGATGCTTTTCGCCGAATG CAGGCCCGGTTGACCGATGGTACTTTGAGTGAGGTGCTGCCAAGAATATCAGATACTGATGTACAAATATCCCGTCAGCGTATTTCTGCATTTCTATCTTCACACACCGCTTATGAATTACTTCCCGAGTCAGGCAAG GTTGTTGCTTTGGATGTTGATCTACCAGTGAAACAGGCATTTCATATATTGCATGAGCAG GGAGTTTTCATGGCTCCTCTTTGGGACTTCTGCAAGGGGCAATTTGTTGGTGTTCTTAGTGCttcggattttattttaattttaagagag CTGGGGAATCATGGATCCAATCTGACAGAAGAGGAGCTTGAAACACATACCATATCAGcttggaaagaaggaaaatcgtATCTAAATAGACAGAACAATGGACATGGAACTGCATTTTCAAGATGTTTTATCCAT GCAGGGCCATATGATAATCTGAAAGATATTGCCATGAAGATCTTGCAAAAGGAGGTTTCAACTGTTCCTATTATCCATTCATCTTCTGAAGATGCTTCATTTCCACAGTTACTACATCTTGCTTCACTTTCAGGAATACTTAAAT GCATTTGTAGGTATTTTAGGCACTGCTCTAGTTCCTTGCCTGTACTTCAACTTCCAATCTGTGCAATACCTGTGGGCACGTGGGTGCCCAAAATTGGGGAATCAAATCGGCGGCCTCTAGCAATGTTGAGACCAACCGCTTCTCTTGCGTCAGCCCTAAATTTATTAGTTCAAG CCCAAGTAAGCTCAATACCAATAGTTGATGATAATGACTCATTATTGGATATATACTGTCGGAG tGACATAACAGCTTTGGCAAAGAACAGAGCATATACACATATTAATCTTGACGAAATGACTGTTCATCAG GCTTTGCAGTTGGGCCAGGACGCATATAGTCCCTATGAGCTTAGAAGTCAAAGATGTCAGATGTGTTTGCGTTCTGATCCTCTGCATAAAGTGATGGAACGCTTGGCAAATCCAG GTGTCAGGCGGCTTGTCATCGTGGAAGCTGGCAGCAAGCGTGTAGAAGGCATTGTTTCATTGAGTGACATATTCAAGTTCTTCATTGGTGGTTAG
- the LOC100784500 gene encoding uncharacterized protein has product MVKEIETLTEDERRALRGSKFAPLPRPSNSKPRLAHPGGPLATNKAAALAKFLERKLKDPNGLASINPDILELAVNNAKETVYASGTSNSRRNVRHVDSFGDSDSKDSSDEEQNELSEVKECKKKKKKKKKKKEKNKNKKPKNTEDPGCAVMKKPKQKFKF; this is encoded by the exons ATGGTGAAAGAAATCGAAACTCTGACAGAAGATGAAAGACGCGCACTTCGTGGAAGCAAATTCGCCCCTCTTCCCCGCCCTTCCAATTCCAAACCTAG GTTGGCTCATCCAGGTGGACCCTTGGCGACGAATAAAGCAGCGGCTTTGGCCAAGTTTCTGGAGAGAAAGCTGAAAGACCCAAATGGATTGGCGTCTATTAACCCTGATATCCTTGAACTTGCTGTCAATAATGCCAAAGAAACTGTCTATGCAA GTGGTACTTCTAATTCACGAAGAAATGTTCGGCATGTGGACTCCTTTGGTGACTCTGATTCTAAG GATTCTAGTGATGAAGAGCAGAATGAACTATCTGAGGTAAAggaatgcaagaagaagaagaagaagaagaaaaagaagaaagagaaaaacaaaaacaaaaagccaaag AATACAGAGGACCCTGGATGTGCCGTGATGAAAAAGCCTAAACAGAAGTTTAAATTCTGA
- the LOC100781819 gene encoding sucrose nonfermenting 4-like protein isoform X4 — protein sequence MFGQSMDSARDAAGGVAGTVLIPMRFVWPYGGRSVFLSGSFTRWLELLPMSPVEGCPTVFQVIYNLPPGYHQYKFFVDGEWRHDEHQPYVPGEYGIVNTVLLATDPNYMPVLPPDVASGNSMDVDNDAFRRMARLTDGTLSEVLPRISDTDVQISRQRISAFLSSHTAYELLPESGKVVALDVDLPVKQAFHILHEQGVFMAPLWDFCKGQFVGVLSASDFILILRELGNHGSNLTEEELETHTISAWKEGKSYLNRQNNGHGTAFSRCFIHAGPYDNLKDIAMKILQKEVSTVPIIHSSSEDASFPQLLHLASLSGILKCICRYFRHCSSSLPVLQLPICAIPVGTWVPKIGESNRRPLAMLRPTASLASALNLLVQAQVSSIPIVDDNDSLLDIYCRSDITALAKNRAYTHINLDEMTVHQALQLGQDAYSPYELRSQRCQMCLRSDPLHKVMERLANPGVRRLVIVEAGSKRVEGIVSLSDIFKFFIGG from the exons ATGTTTGGTCAGAGCATGGATTCTGCAAGGGATGCTGCGGGTGGTGTGGCAGGGACAGTGCTAATTCCCATGCGTTTTGTGTGGCCATATGGAGGAAGGAGTGTGTTTCTCAGTGGTTCTTTCACACG GTGGTTGGAGCTTCTACCGATGTCGCCAGTGGAAGGTTGTCCAACTGTGTTTCAAGTGATTTATAACTTGCCACCCGGTTACCATCAG TACAAGTTTTTTGTTGATGGAGAATGGCGGCATGATGAACATCAACCTTATGTACCTGGAGAATATGGGATAGTCAACACTGTCTTATTGGCCACTGATCCTAACTACATGCCTGTTTTACCTCCAGACGTTGCTTCTGGAAATAGCATGGATGTGGATAATGATGCTTTTCGCCGAATG GCCCGGTTGACCGATGGTACTTTGAGTGAGGTGCTGCCAAGAATATCAGATACTGATGTACAAATATCCCGTCAGCGTATTTCTGCATTTCTATCTTCACACACCGCTTATGAATTACTTCCCGAGTCAGGCAAG GTTGTTGCTTTGGATGTTGATCTACCAGTGAAACAGGCATTTCATATATTGCATGAGCAG GGAGTTTTCATGGCTCCTCTTTGGGACTTCTGCAAGGGGCAATTTGTTGGTGTTCTTAGTGCttcggattttattttaattttaagagag CTGGGGAATCATGGATCCAATCTGACAGAAGAGGAGCTTGAAACACATACCATATCAGcttggaaagaaggaaaatcgtATCTAAATAGACAGAACAATGGACATGGAACTGCATTTTCAAGATGTTTTATCCAT GCAGGGCCATATGATAATCTGAAAGATATTGCCATGAAGATCTTGCAAAAGGAGGTTTCAACTGTTCCTATTATCCATTCATCTTCTGAAGATGCTTCATTTCCACAGTTACTACATCTTGCTTCACTTTCAGGAATACTTAAAT GCATTTGTAGGTATTTTAGGCACTGCTCTAGTTCCTTGCCTGTACTTCAACTTCCAATCTGTGCAATACCTGTGGGCACGTGGGTGCCCAAAATTGGGGAATCAAATCGGCGGCCTCTAGCAATGTTGAGACCAACCGCTTCTCTTGCGTCAGCCCTAAATTTATTAGTTCAAG CCCAAGTAAGCTCAATACCAATAGTTGATGATAATGACTCATTATTGGATATATACTGTCGGAG tGACATAACAGCTTTGGCAAAGAACAGAGCATATACACATATTAATCTTGACGAAATGACTGTTCATCAG GCTTTGCAGTTGGGCCAGGACGCATATAGTCCCTATGAGCTTAGAAGTCAAAGATGTCAGATGTGTTTGCGTTCTGATCCTCTGCATAAAGTGATGGAACGCTTGGCAAATCCAG GTGTCAGGCGGCTTGTCATCGTGGAAGCTGGCAGCAAGCGTGTAGAAGGCATTGTTTCATTGAGTGACATATTCAAGTTCTTCATTGGTGGTTAG
- the LOC100781819 gene encoding sucrose nonfermenting 4-like protein isoform X5, whose product MSPVEGCPTVFQVIYNLPPGYHQYKFFVDGEWRHDEHQPYVPGEYGIVNTVLLATDPNYMPVLPPDVASGNSMDVDNDAFRRMARLTDGTLSEVLPRISDTDVQISRQRISAFLSSHTAYELLPESGKVVALDVDLPVKQAFHILHEQGVFMAPLWDFCKGQFVGVLSASDFILILRELGNHGSNLTEEELETHTISAWKEGKSYLNRQNNGHGTAFSRCFIHAGPYDNLKDIAMKILQKEVSTVPIIHSSSEDASFPQLLHLASLSGILKCICRYFRHCSSSLPVLQLPICAIPVGTWVPKIGESNRRPLAMLRPTASLASALNLLVQAQVSSIPIVDDNDSLLDIYCRSDITALAKNRAYTHINLDEMTVHQALQLGQDAYSPYELRSQRCQMCLRSDPLHKVMERLANPGVRRLVIVEAGSKRVEGIVSLSDIFKFFIGG is encoded by the exons ATGTCGCCAGTGGAAGGTTGTCCAACTGTGTTTCAAGTGATTTATAACTTGCCACCCGGTTACCATCAG TACAAGTTTTTTGTTGATGGAGAATGGCGGCATGATGAACATCAACCTTATGTACCTGGAGAATATGGGATAGTCAACACTGTCTTATTGGCCACTGATCCTAACTACATGCCTGTTTTACCTCCAGACGTTGCTTCTGGAAATAGCATGGATGTGGATAATGATGCTTTTCGCCGAATG GCCCGGTTGACCGATGGTACTTTGAGTGAGGTGCTGCCAAGAATATCAGATACTGATGTACAAATATCCCGTCAGCGTATTTCTGCATTTCTATCTTCACACACCGCTTATGAATTACTTCCCGAGTCAGGCAAG GTTGTTGCTTTGGATGTTGATCTACCAGTGAAACAGGCATTTCATATATTGCATGAGCAG GGAGTTTTCATGGCTCCTCTTTGGGACTTCTGCAAGGGGCAATTTGTTGGTGTTCTTAGTGCttcggattttattttaattttaagagag CTGGGGAATCATGGATCCAATCTGACAGAAGAGGAGCTTGAAACACATACCATATCAGcttggaaagaaggaaaatcgtATCTAAATAGACAGAACAATGGACATGGAACTGCATTTTCAAGATGTTTTATCCAT GCAGGGCCATATGATAATCTGAAAGATATTGCCATGAAGATCTTGCAAAAGGAGGTTTCAACTGTTCCTATTATCCATTCATCTTCTGAAGATGCTTCATTTCCACAGTTACTACATCTTGCTTCACTTTCAGGAATACTTAAAT GCATTTGTAGGTATTTTAGGCACTGCTCTAGTTCCTTGCCTGTACTTCAACTTCCAATCTGTGCAATACCTGTGGGCACGTGGGTGCCCAAAATTGGGGAATCAAATCGGCGGCCTCTAGCAATGTTGAGACCAACCGCTTCTCTTGCGTCAGCCCTAAATTTATTAGTTCAAG CCCAAGTAAGCTCAATACCAATAGTTGATGATAATGACTCATTATTGGATATATACTGTCGGAG tGACATAACAGCTTTGGCAAAGAACAGAGCATATACACATATTAATCTTGACGAAATGACTGTTCATCAG GCTTTGCAGTTGGGCCAGGACGCATATAGTCCCTATGAGCTTAGAAGTCAAAGATGTCAGATGTGTTTGCGTTCTGATCCTCTGCATAAAGTGATGGAACGCTTGGCAAATCCAG GTGTCAGGCGGCTTGTCATCGTGGAAGCTGGCAGCAAGCGTGTAGAAGGCATTGTTTCATTGAGTGACATATTCAAGTTCTTCATTGGTGGTTAG
- the LOC100781819 gene encoding sucrose nonfermenting 4-like protein isoform X2, whose amino-acid sequence MRSALNWRGIHLNLQRGSRSCDEVWCLEGILKVALNSRLNVWSEHGFCKGCCGWCGRDSANSHAFCVAIWRKECVSQWFFHTFWSERWLELLPMSPVEGCPTVFQVIYNLPPGYHQYKFFVDGEWRHDEHQPYVPGEYGIVNTVLLATDPNYMPVLPPDVASGNSMDVDNDAFRRMARLTDGTLSEVLPRISDTDVQISRQRISAFLSSHTAYELLPESGKVVALDVDLPVKQAFHILHEQGVFMAPLWDFCKGQFVGVLSASDFILILRELGNHGSNLTEEELETHTISAWKEGKSYLNRQNNGHGTAFSRCFIHAGPYDNLKDIAMKILQKEVSTVPIIHSSSEDASFPQLLHLASLSGILKCICRYFRHCSSSLPVLQLPICAIPVGTWVPKIGESNRRPLAMLRPTASLASALNLLVQAQVSSIPIVDDNDSLLDIYCRSDITALAKNRAYTHINLDEMTVHQALQLGQDAYSPYELRSQRCQMCLRSDPLHKVMERLANPGVRRLVIVEAGSKRVEGIVSLSDIFKFFIGG is encoded by the exons ATGCGCAG TGCATTGAATTGGCGCGGCATTCACTTGAATTTGCAACGTGGGAGCCGGAGCTGCGATGAAGTGTGGTGCTTGGAGGGTATTCTCAAAGTAGCACTTAATTCGAGGTTGAATGTTTGGTCAGAGCATGGATTCTGCAAGGGATGCTGCGGGTGGTGTGGCAGGGACAGTGCTAATTCCCATGCGTTTTGTGTGGCCATATGGAGGAAGGAGTGTGTTTCTCAGTGGTTCTTTCACACG TTTTGGTCTGAAAGGTGGTTGGAGCTTCTACCGATGTCGCCAGTGGAAGGTTGTCCAACTGTGTTTCAAGTGATTTATAACTTGCCACCCGGTTACCATCAG TACAAGTTTTTTGTTGATGGAGAATGGCGGCATGATGAACATCAACCTTATGTACCTGGAGAATATGGGATAGTCAACACTGTCTTATTGGCCACTGATCCTAACTACATGCCTGTTTTACCTCCAGACGTTGCTTCTGGAAATAGCATGGATGTGGATAATGATGCTTTTCGCCGAATG GCCCGGTTGACCGATGGTACTTTGAGTGAGGTGCTGCCAAGAATATCAGATACTGATGTACAAATATCCCGTCAGCGTATTTCTGCATTTCTATCTTCACACACCGCTTATGAATTACTTCCCGAGTCAGGCAAG GTTGTTGCTTTGGATGTTGATCTACCAGTGAAACAGGCATTTCATATATTGCATGAGCAG GGAGTTTTCATGGCTCCTCTTTGGGACTTCTGCAAGGGGCAATTTGTTGGTGTTCTTAGTGCttcggattttattttaattttaagagag CTGGGGAATCATGGATCCAATCTGACAGAAGAGGAGCTTGAAACACATACCATATCAGcttggaaagaaggaaaatcgtATCTAAATAGACAGAACAATGGACATGGAACTGCATTTTCAAGATGTTTTATCCAT GCAGGGCCATATGATAATCTGAAAGATATTGCCATGAAGATCTTGCAAAAGGAGGTTTCAACTGTTCCTATTATCCATTCATCTTCTGAAGATGCTTCATTTCCACAGTTACTACATCTTGCTTCACTTTCAGGAATACTTAAAT GCATTTGTAGGTATTTTAGGCACTGCTCTAGTTCCTTGCCTGTACTTCAACTTCCAATCTGTGCAATACCTGTGGGCACGTGGGTGCCCAAAATTGGGGAATCAAATCGGCGGCCTCTAGCAATGTTGAGACCAACCGCTTCTCTTGCGTCAGCCCTAAATTTATTAGTTCAAG CCCAAGTAAGCTCAATACCAATAGTTGATGATAATGACTCATTATTGGATATATACTGTCGGAG tGACATAACAGCTTTGGCAAAGAACAGAGCATATACACATATTAATCTTGACGAAATGACTGTTCATCAG GCTTTGCAGTTGGGCCAGGACGCATATAGTCCCTATGAGCTTAGAAGTCAAAGATGTCAGATGTGTTTGCGTTCTGATCCTCTGCATAAAGTGATGGAACGCTTGGCAAATCCAG GTGTCAGGCGGCTTGTCATCGTGGAAGCTGGCAGCAAGCGTGTAGAAGGCATTGTTTCATTGAGTGACATATTCAAGTTCTTCATTGGTGGTTAG
- the LOC100781819 gene encoding sucrose nonfermenting 4-like protein isoform X3, whose amino-acid sequence MFGQSMDSARDAAGGVAGTVLIPMRFVWPYGGRSVFLSGSFTRWLELLPMSPVEGCPTVFQVIYNLPPGYHQYKFFVDGEWRHDEHQPYVPGEYGIVNTVLLATDPNYMPVLPPDVASGNSMDVDNDAFRRMQARLTDGTLSEVLPRISDTDVQISRQRISAFLSSHTAYELLPESGKVVALDVDLPVKQAFHILHEQGVFMAPLWDFCKGQFVGVLSASDFILILRELGNHGSNLTEEELETHTISAWKEGKSYLNRQNNGHGTAFSRCFIHAGPYDNLKDIAMKILQKEVSTVPIIHSSSEDASFPQLLHLASLSGILKCICRYFRHCSSSLPVLQLPICAIPVGTWVPKIGESNRRPLAMLRPTASLASALNLLVQAQVSSIPIVDDNDSLLDIYCRSDITALAKNRAYTHINLDEMTVHQALQLGQDAYSPYELRSQRCQMCLRSDPLHKVMERLANPGVRRLVIVEAGSKRVEGIVSLSDIFKFFIGG is encoded by the exons ATGTTTGGTCAGAGCATGGATTCTGCAAGGGATGCTGCGGGTGGTGTGGCAGGGACAGTGCTAATTCCCATGCGTTTTGTGTGGCCATATGGAGGAAGGAGTGTGTTTCTCAGTGGTTCTTTCACACG GTGGTTGGAGCTTCTACCGATGTCGCCAGTGGAAGGTTGTCCAACTGTGTTTCAAGTGATTTATAACTTGCCACCCGGTTACCATCAG TACAAGTTTTTTGTTGATGGAGAATGGCGGCATGATGAACATCAACCTTATGTACCTGGAGAATATGGGATAGTCAACACTGTCTTATTGGCCACTGATCCTAACTACATGCCTGTTTTACCTCCAGACGTTGCTTCTGGAAATAGCATGGATGTGGATAATGATGCTTTTCGCCGAATG CAGGCCCGGTTGACCGATGGTACTTTGAGTGAGGTGCTGCCAAGAATATCAGATACTGATGTACAAATATCCCGTCAGCGTATTTCTGCATTTCTATCTTCACACACCGCTTATGAATTACTTCCCGAGTCAGGCAAG GTTGTTGCTTTGGATGTTGATCTACCAGTGAAACAGGCATTTCATATATTGCATGAGCAG GGAGTTTTCATGGCTCCTCTTTGGGACTTCTGCAAGGGGCAATTTGTTGGTGTTCTTAGTGCttcggattttattttaattttaagagag CTGGGGAATCATGGATCCAATCTGACAGAAGAGGAGCTTGAAACACATACCATATCAGcttggaaagaaggaaaatcgtATCTAAATAGACAGAACAATGGACATGGAACTGCATTTTCAAGATGTTTTATCCAT GCAGGGCCATATGATAATCTGAAAGATATTGCCATGAAGATCTTGCAAAAGGAGGTTTCAACTGTTCCTATTATCCATTCATCTTCTGAAGATGCTTCATTTCCACAGTTACTACATCTTGCTTCACTTTCAGGAATACTTAAAT GCATTTGTAGGTATTTTAGGCACTGCTCTAGTTCCTTGCCTGTACTTCAACTTCCAATCTGTGCAATACCTGTGGGCACGTGGGTGCCCAAAATTGGGGAATCAAATCGGCGGCCTCTAGCAATGTTGAGACCAACCGCTTCTCTTGCGTCAGCCCTAAATTTATTAGTTCAAG CCCAAGTAAGCTCAATACCAATAGTTGATGATAATGACTCATTATTGGATATATACTGTCGGAG tGACATAACAGCTTTGGCAAAGAACAGAGCATATACACATATTAATCTTGACGAAATGACTGTTCATCAG GCTTTGCAGTTGGGCCAGGACGCATATAGTCCCTATGAGCTTAGAAGTCAAAGATGTCAGATGTGTTTGCGTTCTGATCCTCTGCATAAAGTGATGGAACGCTTGGCAAATCCAG GTGTCAGGCGGCTTGTCATCGTGGAAGCTGGCAGCAAGCGTGTAGAAGGCATTGTTTCATTGAGTGACATATTCAAGTTCTTCATTGGTGGTTAG